DNA sequence from the Alteribacter lacisalsi genome:
GAGAGGGGCTGCTTACGAGCGAAAAAGCCTTCCACCTTAAACAGAGAAGAATGATCCAGCCCGCTTTCAGACATACGCATATTGCGAAATACGGCGAGGAAATGACCGCAGTTACGAAACAGATAATCCGAAACTGGGAGGGAAAGTCAGAACTTAATATCGCAGACGAGATGATGGATATCACACTGGCCATTATTGCAAAGACGATGTTCAGCATGGATTTTGAGGAGGGATCGCGAAAAATCGGCAAACCGATGGAGTCGATCATGAAGCTCGGGATCAGGCGTATGCGCAATCCATTCAGCCTTCCGCTCTGGATTCCGGTCCGTGATAATCGCAGGCTGAAAGGGGCCGTGCAGGAACTGGACCGCGTCATTTACAGAATAATTGAGAAGAGAAAACAATCGGGTGATAACTACGAGGATCTTCTCGGTATTCTGATGCAGGCCAGTGAGGGCGGAAAAGGACTGACGGATCGCCAGCTGCGTGATGAGCTGATGACCATTTTCCTTGCAGGCCATGAAACCACTGCCAATCTCCTGACTTGGACGCTTTACCTTCTCGGTCAGCATCCGGAGGAGCAGAAAAAAATTCACATGGAGCTTGATAACGTCACGGGAAAAGGAGGCGTGAAGGCGGCTCACTTTATGAACTTCAGCTGCGTGAAAAATGCAGTCTGGGAATCAATGCGTCTGTATCCGCCTGCCTATGTGGTGGGCAGACAGGCGGAAACGGACCTTGAACTGGGGGGGTACCGGATTAAAAAGGGGGAGACGCTTCTCCTCAGTCAGTATGTGATGCACCGAAATGCTTCCTTTTTTACAGAACCTGATCTTTTTAAACCTGATCGGTTTAAAGACGATTTCATGAAATCCCTGCCTTCCGGAACATACTTCCCTTTCGGCGGCGGCGCACGAATTTGTATCGGCAATCACTTTTCCCTTATGGAAGCCGTGCTTGTACTCGCAGTAATACTGAAGCAGTACCGGGTGGCTATCTCTGATAATTGTCCGGCTGTAAAGCCCCAGCCCCTCATCACCCTTCGTCCGAAATACGGCCTTATCATGGAAATCCACAAGCGTTAGCTT
Encoded proteins:
- a CDS encoding cytochrome P450, with the protein product MTNKQELPPHRPPGPAGTWFKGSLDAFKKDPLAFLRIQAETFGPLASFRLGPFQRFHLVNDPHLISTVFADKEKRLVKSRDIQTLKSIVGEGLLTSEKAFHLKQRRMIQPAFRHTHIAKYGEEMTAVTKQIIRNWEGKSELNIADEMMDITLAIIAKTMFSMDFEEGSRKIGKPMESIMKLGIRRMRNPFSLPLWIPVRDNRRLKGAVQELDRVIYRIIEKRKQSGDNYEDLLGILMQASEGGKGLTDRQLRDELMTIFLAGHETTANLLTWTLYLLGQHPEEQKKIHMELDNVTGKGGVKAAHFMNFSCVKNAVWESMRLYPPAYVVGRQAETDLELGGYRIKKGETLLLSQYVMHRNASFFTEPDLFKPDRFKDDFMKSLPSGTYFPFGGGARICIGNHFSLMEAVLVLAVILKQYRVAISDNCPAVKPQPLITLRPKYGLIMEIHKR